A stretch of the Deltaproteobacteria bacterium genome encodes the following:
- a CDS encoding TIGR02281 family clan AA aspartic protease yields MPKLAMALPGAAWRHAVGGVLLLPALCLATDVRVVAVTPGRSADVVIERGAPVTIEVGETVEGVKLLRADALGAVLSVDGITKTLPLVGDRASVGDTATSGSVTLVADARGQFFTSGTVNGRSMHFVVDTGATLTTLSRADARRIGLDFRRGTPIRTTTANGVANGWRMSLDSVRVGDTTVRDVDAIVVDNDTLPVGLLGMSFLDRFDMHRQGSTLVLRRRR; encoded by the coding sequence ATGCCGAAGCTCGCCATGGCGTTGCCCGGCGCGGCGTGGCGCCATGCGGTCGGCGGCGTGCTCCTGCTCCCGGCGCTCTGTCTGGCGACCGACGTGCGGGTCGTGGCCGTCACGCCGGGCCGGAGCGCCGATGTCGTGATCGAGCGCGGCGCGCCGGTGACGATCGAGGTCGGCGAAACGGTCGAGGGGGTCAAGCTGCTGAGGGCGGACGCGCTTGGCGCGGTGCTGAGCGTCGACGGGATCACGAAGACGCTGCCGCTCGTGGGGGACCGGGCGTCCGTCGGGGATACCGCCACGAGCGGCAGCGTAACGCTGGTGGCCGACGCGCGCGGACAGTTCTTCACGAGCGGAACCGTGAACGGACGTTCCATGCACTTCGTCGTCGACACGGGGGCCACGTTGACGACGCTCTCTCGGGCGGATGCGCGGCGCATCGGCCTCGACTTTCGTCGGGGCACGCCGATTCGAACGACAACCGCCAACGGTGTCGCGAACGGATGGCGAATGTCGCTCGACTCGGTGCGCGTCGGCGACACGACGGTGCGCGACGTCGATGCGATCGTGGTCGACAACGACACTCTGCCGGTGGGACTGCTCGGCATGAGCTTCCTCGATCGCTTCGATATGCATCGGCAGGGCTCGACGCTGGTGCTGCGGCGTCGCC